GTACAAGACTATCAATTATTTTTacacaaaatgatacaataatGTTGTGACAGGATTTTTATAACCAGTTTCCAGCAAACGGCCAAGGACCAAGAAATTAAACTTGTATGACCTAAGCTATGACACAATAATTCTCTTGTCCTTTTAATGACTCACTAATGCTAACAGTAACACTGTtgttttccctgtccaaatgaTTTCTCTTTCCAGTCAGTTGTGCCAGATCCAATTTGATATATTCACCAGAAATTTTGGATTTGGATCTGTGCAGCTTTTAGCAAGTCACTACAAAATGTACTCCTATGTGGTATAAAATTTCATTGATGTAACGACAACCCCAAATTAACCCACCTTCCTCCGCGCTCTGGAGCCACTCCACTAACTCCTTGGTCTGCTCCAGGAACACTGACCGGCCCTTGGAGGAGTGGCCGTCCTTGTGCCACTTCAGTATGGCGTCCTCGCTCAAAACGTCCGCTGGAAAGGCAAGTAACAAGGTTCAAGTTTGCGTCTAATTTCTTAACCACACTTCTTTAGCTTTACATTCATGACTAAAACGAACAATTCTAAAAAGAAAGGGACTAAAGGATGACAAACTGGGCAAAGAATGTTGAAAGCTTTGAATAGTTTTCTCTTTTCAAATCTTCTGTAATAACTACTTTCCTacctttttcaactttttgtagaTGTAGTTTCAAACACATCCCATATCAACATTTCCTTTGATAGACATACAACCTTTTGGTGAAGTGTTTAGCATTCAGTGCGAAGAAACAATCTAATATGTTTAGGATCTCTATAACTATGCCCTCTCAGTACAAGACACAGCCTCAAACAACCCCGAGTTACTCTAGCAAGTGAGGGAACCTGGTAGGTACCAGGGCCTGCTGGCAACAACACTTGCAAGTCAAGAGAACAACAATCATTCTTTgaattttatgtcatttgtaTAATTTCAAACCTCTTTTTTGGTTATAGCTCAGGATAGATAAATGTACAGGGCTGTAATCTGCAATTTGAATGAAACCTGCTAGGTGATGCTCATGACCAGCAACAAGCTAACCAAACAGAATCCTGCTCAACAAGTTAACCATGCAGAATCCTGCTCACCTTTGTAAAACAGGACAAGTATTTTGTGGAACACCTTCATGAACTGGATGTTGTCGTAGCAGTAGTTCTGTATTTTGACCAGAAGGTCCAGCTCCGAGCGCCCCTGGGTGGTGAAGGCTGCCAGCAGAGGGGCGTAGGCCTGGGGGTGGAGAGAGAACATCATTTAGCAACATTTGTAACAGGTACAGTGTATGGAAACTTGTACCATATCATTGATAACATACTTTTttgtacgttgatgaaggttagacatccaggtaataggacactgacgaaagacactggatagctgtctgaaacgtctgaccgtttccaaaatcatatccagctgcttgagtaactgcttttttagCATATTGAtaatatcttacaattctaaaGCACCAATCTACTTTATGAATCACAGTAAAGAGAATATGACTCACTCAGAGGCATACCTTCTCTCACACTCTTCATACATAATGAAGCATGTCTACAATCAACCCTGCCTTGTTACAGTGAGCATCAGGTCAGAAACTGTGTAGATcgatcagggctttagccagctcgaaatttttttccgtcagccaattacaatcgtcgcgaaaaccgcgaaaattaattagaaggactgaactgacaccttgaaaaacgggttttaatgagattatcgtatgcgaaagggcgccgacacacattgtcaacaatcataacaatagcaaaacaaacactgtgtggcttttacagccgtggacggcgtccccaagccgcctgtagcttccaccaaggatttttgtccgtcaaggttgacggattggttttaaaatttttccgtcacacgcagcaaatttccgtcaattgacggaaaaagggacgctggctagaaccctgagatCGATTGAAGTGGCAAATGGCTCTGCACGCAAGCATACATACACGCAcccacgcacgcacgcacgcacgcacacacacacacacacacacacacacacacacacacaaatcgcGCACACGTTCCCAAGCACATGCACGCACAGTCAcccacacacacggacacactgTATGGCGAATCATTACTTGAAGCAGCCCTGGACAGTTGTATCAACAAGAACCGGTAATAGTTTCTATACAattgtatatatagaatacaacacggtgtattccgtatcacccgaggtaccagcccgactgcgggtcggatcgcacgacggccgaaggccggagggtgatccgacccgcgggagggctgggaccgacccatctgagaaaaccactgttttgatgcgaaatgcgccagaagttgaacaaatttgttgccctcgaaaaaaaagcgttgcaacagtaatgttccaacgtccgaatcaggtatttgaacttttgatggcgccgtactcggcgcactcgaaacagttcgatttattcgaatggagcccgtgtgataagcccgggccgtacggaaagttatcagccggtccggaacacccgtatcgaatgttttcgcgtcacaggtatgacataaaaagagTTACAGGTACTACTGATGACAGACAGTAGAGAGGTCCCACCTTCAGAAGCCGGATGGCCTGCTCTGCCACCAGATCCTCCTTCTTGTTCCACTCCACAGACTTCATGACAGAAAACCATACCTAGGGTTTCAAGAAAATCACAAATTAACAAAAATGTAGCCTttcttattttaaaaaaaatgttgataacAGCTAAGAAAGTTGACCACCAGGTATAAAACCATGAAGTTTGGAGAGTAATATTAAAACAGCTTCTTATCAATTTCTTATGgcaaaaaacaagcaaattaaGCTACCTTCCACCCAGACCACCAAGAAATGTAGGACAATAACacttagcttttttttttggcaagctttccaaaaaatgaaattgaaaagaaaacttctAGGGACTCACCAGAACGACCACCTCATGCTCTGCTAGCTCATTCTTCTTCATGTAGTCCTTCACATAGAGAACAATCTGTACAGGAACACAAGAGCATGCAAACATTAGCACTTCATACTAAGGTTTTCACATGTAGACACACCTACTGGATATGAGTTAAAATTTCTCATCCTATCTCATCTATCCTTAAGTTTAAATATTTGACAGTTAGAGCACCACTGAAGATCCGACAACCAGTTTTTTCTGCTCTTCTtagttttctgttctttttaatGTTTCCCTTAGTGTCATGCCATTCTCTGGCATCATCCATCTCTTCCCTGGACGGTCACTGGAAGACGTTTGAGGGACTTTGTAAGATCAAAGAAAGATCACTGGAAGACATATGGGGCTCATTGAAAGATCATTAGAAAACCTTTTGTCTGGAGATCATTGGTAAGACCTttattgaaaatttaaaaaaaatatcaatacatgaCCTAGAAGATCATTTCAAGAATTGGTGATCACTGATAACTTGCTGAAAGACCACCTGACACAGTGAGGGATCTGAAAGCACAACAGTTTTGCCTGTGGAATCCTCATTTCAGCAGCTTCTAGTTCAGCTGGTAGGTTGTTAACGAGGGAGGAAGGAACTACAGATACTCACAGCAGGAATGCCATTGGCCAGCTTAAGTAGAGATACAAACATGATTGTGACAAAGAACAGGtgtatacagtacagtacagcacaggAGAGACAGGGTGAGGACTCCCTAACATGTAAGGGACAGGTTCTATAGTATGCTTAGCACAAGGAGGAGGTAGAACCCTACAAGCTGGTGTACCGCAGCAGAATAGCTCGCCTAACAAGTCTGCAAGCTCTATAGGCCATTTGCAGTAGTGATACTGCACCAGCAAATGTACACAGCGTGATTTTGTAGATCAATGTCCGCAGGCTATTGACTACCAAAGGTTTCTTAAAAATGCTCATCTTTCtggtgattttgaaatttggtTGAGGATGGTTAACAAAGTGATTAAATTGTTCATTAGACTGTTCACAAGATGATTTCAGCCCTGAAAGTTCAGCAGTCTAATAtttaagttgacaatgtttatttgtttgtttacctccTTGACGTCGTCCTCGTTGGAAATCATGTCCGCCAGTTTCTTCTGCAGCTCCTTCTTGTATGCCACATTCTGTTGTCCCTTctgtgtaaacaaacaaacaaaagtaaacaaacaactcaGTTGTAACTGAGGTAGCATACAAGAACATGTCAATTGTTTTGCTTTGCTCTTGTGGTAAATTTTAGTGGGATGTAACACAGTAATACATGTTTAGGGTCTCTATAACTATGCCCTCTCAGTTCAGGACACAGCCTCAAACAACCCTGAATTACTCTAGCAAGTGAGAAAGGAGGGAACCTGGTACTGGTACCAGGGCCTGCTGGCAACAACACTTGCAATACTgtcagaaaacaaaaaataatctTTCAAACTAGCGTCACTTCAAGCTTGCTGTCAATATTACTAATGCTAGCAGATTGAGATTTGGGTATCactaaaacacacaaacacaaaaacacacacatacacaacaaaGACAATACTTTACTCCCCAACAAAACAACCTATGAAGTATAAACTAGTGTCTGCACCTGGAAATCAGCGACTGGCCCGAGACCAGCTGTGCGGAAATGGGACTCCAGGTGCTCCTGAGAACGTTTGTTGGCTGGGAACAGCTCCTGTAGGTGAAGAAAAAACATTCAGAATTAACTGTCAAATCTTCTTCAATTGATAATCATATTGaacccagggctgtctccaggacctgtcatTCCATCCCAGGACAGAGATTTGCTTGTTTGGAAGGGGAAAAATTCACCCAGTCTGTCCAGAAAATCTGAACGTCACGACACAAAATGAGCTCCTAAACAATGAGcgtgatggaaaaaaaattaaagccgGAGACAGCCCTGACTCAATTATTCACAGCTAAAACTAGAGGTAATAGACTTAAAACAAATTAGTACTGTTCCTAAGAACCTTTCCAACAAAAGCTCTGACTAAAAATTTGGCATTTGTATGACTACAATGAACTGGTTTTCCAATAGCTAGCCTGTCACATTTACATGACTCAATGCTTGAAATACAGCCTgcatatgcaaattagttgaggtagaattggagctgtgacGGTATTACTTACCTAGAACAGTAGCATCACATTTGGCCAGCAAGAGTTACAAAATTCCTTACATTTTTCAAACTATTGTTTTGGTTGGACTAAATAGGCAAAGAAACTAACTGATACAGTTATGATTTGTCTTGTGCTAGCAACTTTGAATGTTACCTGCATTGTTCTAAGTTATTTTGAGCTCTACATGTCATTTCAAGACCGTGTCACTTGTTACCTTTCAGAAAAAATGCAGGGCATGACTAAGGGGGCGTACTTACCGGGAGTCGCTGTTCAATGTTGGCGCGACGCAGGCAGGAAATCAGATGATTGACGTCCTTCTCTGACAGCCATGTCTTGAACACAGCGGTCGCAAAGTCAAGACCAATCCCTGCCGAAGGAAAATACGAACTTTCTTTAGTCCCTCCCCTCCAACACATATTTCACAGTTGACtcatttttgtatctgtattaCCATTGACTCAATGCTCAAACTACTTTAAAAAAGCTTAAACCATTGAATTTTTTATCTACATGGACATATAAATTgatgtatcattttgttttccTGTAACATGCGTAAGATTAAAACATACCGTATCAAAAGTGTTGTGTATGCAGAAAATAAAGTAAATATGTCGTGGTCAAACAAAAGTAAGAAACTGATCTAAAAGAAAAGCATGCCCACTCTAACAGTCTTGTAGCTTTAGGAAAGAAaccacatttttgtttgtttgtttgtttgtttgctttagcAGGATGAAATGCATGTGTCCGACAGGTCAGATATTCTCAAACGTTTTTCATGGTCATCCAAGAGGTTTGTTATCATCATTCCAAATCCCAACATCACACATCAGAGGCCTGCAACACACAGTCCCTCTAAAAGGGGACAACAAATTCCACGAAAGTACATCCTAGTGTAGTAGCATGTACGGACAAATTTTCCTTCTATACTGCACTCGACTCCAAGACTGACTACAGCAAATAaattcaaaaataaaataagaaaagCAAAATCTGCTTCAGTGTTTGTGTTGCAAGTGATAAGAACTTAAAATAGATATCTTAACTATCAACATGAAACTACCAAAATGTAGTCGCAAATAACCTACAAAAAGTGAGTGTTTCTTTCTAAACATTCAAGGACAAAATGAGCTAGCTAGCATTGATGAATCATCAATAAACTACTGCTCTATTTTGTCTGACtccaacacattcatatacaaatgtacatggtaACCAGCCCCTCTAGCTGTCCTGCTACTTTCTTCATTGTTACGTCAACAACACAGGGTgtctgtaaccatggtgacagccatctGGTGCAGGTTGTTGACCTTATGTGTTTGAAATGACATGGGAGGAAAAGGGGAAGAAACAGAGCAACCGTGAcggggttggacaagtccactagtctgattctcccgggcaagtgaaagtgctgattgggtaAGCGCATGTTCTATCCCGCTTGCCaaattgggcaagtaagattttttcatgagtgagattttgatataacgttatttgttacatttgatagtcatggcatcaagcattggtgaACACAGAAAATACAGTCAATACTAAAAAGAATGGCAtcgctggaagtgaaaatacatagattttctttttttttaatttctggcAAGTGAAGGTTGTTTTGGGTaagtaaatttttcatgtacttgTCCGATAGgtcaagtgaattttagaaatctTGTTAAACCCTGCTTGAAGTTAAAGACACAATATTGCTTCATGGCGCTCACCTTCTTTGACCAGGTTCTCATGGAACAGGCTGGGGAGAATGTTGGCCGTGACCTGCTGGTTTGCGAGCACCACGGCCGTGAAGGTCGCCAGACGGGCACGTTCCTCGTCGCTAAAACCCTTCAGGAAGATTAGGACCTGCCAAGGAACAAGGGAACACCTAAGGGTTGTTTCAGACATTTACGCTTCAGGGcgtgaaataccacctgcatatgcaggttagtgcaggtaaaattggagctgtgcaggtttttggtgtctacctgcacctaacctgcactggtccatgtactgggtttaatacataaatgtcctatgatgcaggtgtatatggattgttattagctgcattgactgttaccacctataacgtataaaagaaaaagtgaTGATCCTATAATTTTAGTACTtactaaattcagagtggtgcaggtaacatttgtctggtacaggtaattttTTATGTCGAGCCCTGCAATGGTTTTTCTATTTACAGCTTCCAGATAATCCATCAAGCCATTGGAGGAGTGCCTGCTTCCCATCTGACCTTACCTTCTTCATCTCATCTTCAAAACTCTTCTCCAGGTACTTGTAGCGCCGAATCAGCTTGTTAAAAATCTGGATCAGAgaagaaaaatatatcaaacattGCTATACAGTAAGATGTGAAACAGGATTAATTTCCTGTGGTTTACCATCAGTCTTTTGTAtcacataaaaacaaaactacAGATAAGACATATGAAAACTGGAACTTCTGTTGCAGTACAACAGAAAGCTGCAAGGAAGCCCACACTTCGTTTTGCAGAAACCTACCCACACACCTAATATCAAGATCTATCTACAACTCCTTTAGGTATgctacatttacaaacaaacctacaaacacacacaaaacatttcGGCAAAACGTCTTCGCAAAAGTAATACTCGTGTTCATGCCCATAAATAGGGCAAGAAAGCAAAGTTTTGGTGAATGCTTCAGTACTGTGTGTAAAAACCATTACACTGCAGAAATAGCATTACAACAGTGAAGCAAATAATCTTGTATAAAGTGTTCTGACCTCAGCCTGTGTACGCATGGCGGCCACGTCGTCCGGTGtggtaaacacacacacgtccACGCGGCATGTCTTTGTCTTGTCGGCATCTTCTATCAGCGAACCGCCAGGTGCTAAGATAAAGAAAGCATGCAGTGTAACACATTTGTAACTTAACTGTTTCCCTCTGAACTTTTACAGTTTCTGTCTATCGTGAGCTTGTTAGTTGGTGTATATAGATGAACCCAACTAATGTGGATACACCCAAGTTGTCCAACTGTTAATCTAGCAAGTCAGACAAGGAGCCAGGTCCAGTAGGGGGGACCAGGTCTTACTGACGTTTGCATTTCAAAGTTTATTAAAAAAATTTCTAACATCTTCTTATGAAGGTAAAGTTCTTGGAATACACTGATTCTACTGGTAATGTTTTGGGAATGATGTCATCAAGGCATAATGAATTTGACAAGAGAACTTGAAATAACTAACTAACCTGCAAAACCCAGTTACAGCTCtacatattttgtttacacaaatAAAATCTGTTAAAAGAATTGAAGAACAAAAATTGTTTATAAAGGAATAGAAGAGGTATCTAAGAGAACTTACCTAACATGCCCCCAGCGATCAGGATATCGAGCAGGGTCTCGGCATAGCGCCGGTAGTCAAGGCGACTGCCCTGCTTGTCTAAATAACGGGAGATGGCCTCGAGGTCGCTGCCCTGCTCATTAAGACCTTGCACAATCTCGTCCCGAAAGGCTGTAGGctcaaatgtctttttttcatctGCAACAAGAGTTAAAAACAACATGAAAGGTTAGAGtatgctatgtacatgtagtcaaaaCCTTtgtcatactgtaaattcattcacTCTCACTGGGACTTCATTTTGCaagagcagttttattttcagtTGAAGCAATCCTTTGTTCAATACAGAGTACAAATACAGAGCACAAATTTGTGGCATCATATTTTTGCGATGAGAGGTCAATGGAAtactgcaaaaaaataaaaccccAGTAAATGTTCCAAGATCAACAGTAGCAAATGATGTGTGTTTTCAATAAGAATTCAAATCAATCAAAACCAGCCTGCAAGTGATTTGAATCGAATTTCATATCTTTGTTTCTGCATGTCAAAAAGTAATGGAGCCATGGACAGCATTTACAAATAACCTACCATatttcataatacatgtattatttgaATGGCGATTCTTAGGTTTTGCATTTGCAACACTTCTACACTAAAGAACTTCTTTCCTTCTGTTGTACTAGTAACCAGCTTAACTGGTCAAAAAGGATCATGGTACAAAACCTGTGTGTTTAACACACTGGATATAATATCCCTATTAGTCGAAGGCTTGCTGAACAAGAATGGTTGTTCAAAAATCAACTAGGCAATACAAATTAAATCTTTTGCTTAAGTCTAATGCTAGGTTAGAATATCAACTTGAAAACCGAGTCTCAGGAAAGTCTATACCTTGGTAAAGAATTTGAGTCAATAGTCAGAATCAGATGCAAAGACTTCGTGATAATGAGAAAATAGTGTATTCACAGGGGCTTAAGTTTGCAATTTCATAATTTCTCTATGCCACATACTTAACAGTAATGGAAACATTGGCGGTTTCAAATTTGCGGTAAGAAccagaaaacaaaaacacagcaaaatctGATGAACCACAGTACCCTATCCCTTACACAATTTGCAATGATCTGTCCCTATCATGTCAGAAGAGATGGAAAGAAACATTGGCGGTTTCAAATTTGCGGTAAGAAccagaaaacaaaaacacagcaaaatctGACGAACCACATTACCCTATCCCTTACACAATTAGCAATGATCCGTCCCTATCGTGTCAGAAGAGATGGAAAGAAACACTGGCGGTTTCAAATTTGCGGTAAGAaccagaaaacaaaaacaaagcaaaatctGACGAACCACAGTACCCTATCCCTTACACAATTAGCAATGATCTGTCCCTATCATGTCAGAAGAGATGAGTAGAAGAGCAGCTTGCACTAATGCACCTGCCCATTAAAACCCACTCTGGGGACGGGGGAACCACTAATGCTTCCAGCCAAGGTTACACTGTCATTGCTTCATCATAGCTCGTTAGAACATGTAGGCTTCATTTCTAACTCGCTTCATTCATGCTTGCTTTGTaacaaaacatgtatatgtacatggtgGAAGAAATAGTCAGGCTACCATACTTCTTAAGTACTTAATTTGAAATTTTTACTTCATTTTCTATGAAAATCTTACTTTACTTTCTCTGAATATTCATCGAACACGAAGGTTTTTCGTCGGAAATCGGGTTTATGAATAGATATTCTGTCatactcatacatgtacatttttacaggtTACATGACCATTTTTAAAGCAGAAAACATCTTGTACATCCTGCTATTTTTGCCAGAACGATTTGTAAAACTAAAGTTCATACATAATTCTCAGAGACAGTCGTAACGATATGTACATATTCTTCTTGTTAATCCGTCTGCATCACAGACATCATGATCACAGACATCACGATGCACATTTGAATGGAAAAGTAAGAAAACTGTATTTCTCACAATACTACTGTAAAAGCAGTTGTTCctatttttcttctctttacAGAATGAAGACCCATTTCCTATAAACAGATTACAATACTGAAAATTGGAGATGTTCTCTAGTTTGGTACATATGTCTTCTGTCAGGATGACAGTTTGAGGTTAATACACCAATAATATGGTAACATTACATTGAGTCTGTGGTCGAGCTGTCTTGTCCAGTTTGAGTGGTCATCACTTGAACTGCATGCAATAATGCAGTCCTGTTTGCATTTGATGTCCCTATGCCTTAACAAAAGTACTAGAAATATACCTTTTTGCAACTTGGCTTTATCCATCATTCTTATCCATTCACCTACTTTCAGCTGAAGGTTACTGTAATttgtaaatcatgaaatgtCATGGTGGCTCTATTTTTTGCAGGTTTTGCAGAGACCTCTTCGCCATAACACCGCTATAGTTCCTTGCAATGTATGACTACTGTaccacagaattgtttcaacggTTGAactacaaacttaaaacactgcaaaactCAGCTCTGTACGAGAATCTATATATTCCAGTACTGTAGCATGTTTTGATAGCCTGGTGAtccagtgggaggggggcaccaggCAGTACAACACGCTCATTTCTCTGGCACACAGCAAGAACCCAGCTTCAACAGTGAGTGAAGTCAGGCACACAAACTCAGCATGtgcctagtctccaagcagaccctacggtgccttagaaatagtatcaaagctggcaaaattagtatagccggccaaagggagatagccggctaagggagtcaaacgggcaccggaggtctGCCTACACTGAAACAGGGTGgagcgtttctattcaacaatggtgtcgcTGCCCCACCCTGTTGTCAAGTGCTAATTACTTTACGAGCGACTTACACTGGACGAAGTTAGTGATAGCGCGCACTTCCCAGCGGTAGGTTCGCGCCAAATGGCGCCGgattgaaaaatttgacagCATCGCAACGTAATAGAACAAGCGccacaatacataaaatatctAGTTTAAAATCGATTTGAAGTCTGATAATAAtgccaaacaaactacaaatttcgatatacatatataataacaCCAAACTAACGTTATGAGTTTTAAAAACATGCCGCCTGATCGTAATCCTCTCTGTTATGTTTGGATGCGGTAGAAAGAACCACAACAAGCCAAGCGCGCTGCCATTTCTGTCTCCTGaaagtttatttctatttcgttCTGCGATTTTGTAATTTCGTCCGGCAAAAACTGCGTCAAGGACCAGATGTTTGTTCCCGGCTAGCAACTATGGCTTGCATTGGTAGCATAGGGATTTCCCCTGACCGGTAGCGATGCCGACAAAGACATCCTTGCCTTCCAGAGTGGCCAAAATGGAATCGAGCTGTGCTTTCTTCGGCTCGAATCCCCATACATCGCGGAAAACATGTCGTACTCTGGCCTCCATTGTTGCCGGCATTTTAAATCTGCCGGTAACGGTCATCGTAGGTGACCCGTGACGTGAGACGGTGCAGGGGCGCACGAGCCATCCCAGGCCgggagggcaattaacacctactcgGCAAGCACAGTTTAATAGGCAACAAATAGATGCTAATAGCGTCAGATCAGCCCGACTGAGGGCAGACCCTGGTgccggtataccaagtccctggccagctttgatactatttctaaggcaccgtagggtctgcttggagactacatgtGCCATGTTAATTACCATTAACACCAAACTGATCACTGATCTTTTGGTCCAGCTTTAATAGTTTTGTCCGACTCATTGTTTAAGggttattaatttttttttaaagaaatatacattgccatcaatttcatgtcataaagTTTTGATTTTCTGGACAGATAGACGGGATGATATTTATTTTCCATTCATTCAGTGACTACACCATCTAGTGTAAAGGGGAGGAGGGGGGTTTCTTACCCTATACCCATCTTGTGACATATACCTACCCCGTTTTCTGGTCCGGATCTTTTGACCGCCGAGCGTTGGCTTGGGCTGCTTCTGACTCATAAAAATTCTTGCTGCaacaataaaagatacaattttAAACATGTGCTAAAACCAAATAGAAATGGCACAAATCAAATACCAATGAACATTTGTGAACTGCAAGAAAAATAACGATATCTTAGACAATATCTAACACAAGTCATACCAAGTGGTTTACTTGGTATTACATAAACatcaaaaatatttcttataATACTTATTCTGGTTTATCACCAAGCCATTTGTCTGAAAGATATTCATGCAAATAGGAATTTTATTTGAAACAACATTTCTGCTGACATACTGCTAACTTATTTTATTCCCTTCCATTGACACATTTTGAACAGTAAAAGCTAATAGAATAATGTTCTTTGTTaatgctacggccgcgtggcgcgttggtacacccgatccctcgatctcggaagttaagcaacgcgacggtccggacagtgcttggatgggagaccaaccaaggacgtccggattgctgtagcctcacgaagctttccacgaaatcgtcttccgggagggacgtaaaacgggggtcccgtgctcgaggaggtgcctcgaccacgttaatcagcctcattactcataatgggtacctactggctggcaaaatacacctggtgattattattattattattaatgaaTGTCAGGAAAAAGCAAACTCAGACTTGTTTACCTGTTTACCCTACCCAACTACCAGCTTGTCCACATGTGGCCAGTTTACcacacaaaaataacacaactacAAGAAAAATTGTCCTTGTGATGAAATTGATGAagggtagacattttttttttatttataaataactaatgttttaagaaaatgtgATATTTGACCTATTCTAGATGCTTCTTTCagaccgcccccctcccccattcaaACAACAATTTGGCTTCATCATTTCGTGCTGGCGTGCAGTTCAGAGTCAGGGACTTCTCAGCTTAATCCA
Above is a genomic segment from Branchiostoma floridae strain S238N-H82 chromosome 16, Bfl_VNyyK, whole genome shotgun sequence containing:
- the LOC118432753 gene encoding basic leucine zipper and W2 domain-containing protein 1-like isoform X2 translates to MSQKQPKPTLGGQKIRTRKRDEKKTFEPTAFRDEIVQGLNEQGSDLEAISRYLDKQGSRLDYRRYAETLLDILIAGGMLAPGGSLIEDADKTKTCRVDVCVFTTPDDVAAMRTQAEIFNKLIRRYKYLEKSFEDEMKKVLIFLKGFSDEERARLATFTAVVLANQQVTANILPSLFHENLVKEGIGLDFATAVFKTWLSEKDVNHLISCLRRANIEQRLPELFPANKRSQEHLESHFRTAGLGPVADFQKGQQNVAYKKELQKKLADMISNEDDVKEIVLYVKDYMKKNELAEHEVVVLVWFSVMKSVEWNKKEDLVAEQAIRLLKAYAPLLAAFTTQGRSELDLLVKIQNYCYDNIQFMKVFHKILVLFYKADVLSEDAILKWHKDGHSSKGRSVFLEQTKELVEWLQSAEEESEEEDED
- the LOC118432753 gene encoding basic leucine zipper and W2 domain-containing protein 1-like isoform X1 translates to MIIVWEGQDFTFGGKIVRYLGDSDEHVCRAGSRFSLRVLAIDTARIFMSQKQPKPTLGGQKIRTRKRDEKKTFEPTAFRDEIVQGLNEQGSDLEAISRYLDKQGSRLDYRRYAETLLDILIAGGMLAPGGSLIEDADKTKTCRVDVCVFTTPDDVAAMRTQAEIFNKLIRRYKYLEKSFEDEMKKVLIFLKGFSDEERARLATFTAVVLANQQVTANILPSLFHENLVKEGIGLDFATAVFKTWLSEKDVNHLISCLRRANIEQRLPELFPANKRSQEHLESHFRTAGLGPVADFQKGQQNVAYKKELQKKLADMISNEDDVKEIVLYVKDYMKKNELAEHEVVVLVWFSVMKSVEWNKKEDLVAEQAIRLLKAYAPLLAAFTTQGRSELDLLVKIQNYCYDNIQFMKVFHKILVLFYKADVLSEDAILKWHKDGHSSKGRSVFLEQTKELVEWLQSAEEESEEEDED